The genomic DNA CCATCTCATTCATAGGGTGTATGGTGCAATTACTAGTCTATGGTGCTTTTGCAACGACTGACTGTTACATCTTGGCCGCAATGGCAGTGGACCGGTATGTCGCCATCTGCAATCCACTCCGCTATCCAATAGTCATGTCCCAGAGAGTCTGCATTCAACTCCTGTTTGGCTCATACTTCATAGGTTTTCTAAATGCCTCTGTAAACacaagttttactttttcactgAACTTTTGCAAATCCAATAAAATTAACCACTTTTTCTGTGATGAACCCCCAATTTTAGCTCTCTCTTGTTCCAACATTGACTTCAACATCATGCTGCTAACTGTCTTTGTGGGGTTTAACCTAATGTTCACTGTGCTGGTTGTCATCTTTTCCTACATATATATCCTGGCTGCCATCCTGAAGATATCTTCCATTGCAGGGAAGAAAAAAGCCTTCTCCACGTGCACCTCCCACCTGACAGCAGTCACTGTTTTCTATGGGACTCTGTCTTACATGTATCTGCACCATGGGACCAATGAGTCTCAAGAGCAAGAAAAAATGGCTTCTGTGTTTTATGGCATTATGATCCCCATGTTAAACCCCCTCATCTACAGCCTGAGAAACCAAGATGTGAAGGAAGCCCTAAAAGTGGTTACAAAGAAGTGCTTCTGGTTGGAtcattgatttctgattttttacaCTTGTAAACAAGACTGACAGTGCcagtttttaagaaatcaaaaccaaaccTCCAAGCAACATAAGAAAATTTGCTCAATCTTTCTAATACTGAGCTGCAAATTAAAGTTTAACAGTGAGATAACCAGTTTAAAGTAACtggcaaaactgaaaaagaatccTAACACTTACTAAGTGCTGTGATGCAAGGGCAATCATGCTCTCATTCATTGTGAATGGAAAATTGAAGTGTTACTTCACCGTAGAAAGTATCCGGCAAtgtctttttttatgattttaaatttatttttgagagagagagggagagagacagagtgcaggtgggggaaggacagagagagagggacacatagaatccgaagcaggctccagctccaagctgtcggcacagaccctgatttggggggggggggggggggcggcgcagtggggttcaaactcacagaccatgagatcatgacctgagctaagttggacgcttaaccaactgagccactcaggcaccccggcagtatcttttttaaacaaacaaagaaacatctTCAATTCAGAATTTCAGATGTGTAAACTGATCTATGGAAATAGAAATTCCAGTCCATAAGGTCATATATTTAATAGATATTAAATTGCAGCATTGTTTAGGAAGATAAGACCAAGAAAGTGAATATTGTTCACTAgggaaataaatttgtatttgttatgATTCCAAAATCTGTATCTGTTGCTACATAGCAAGTTTCTACAAATTTAAGGGCTTAAAacacaattattattttatgcttttatggGTCAGGAATGTGGACACTGCTTAAATACATCCTCTGAGATGCTACAATCAAGGTGTCAACCAGGACTGAGAACTGAGGCTCAACTGGGGATCCAGTTTCCAAGCCCCCTAATGTAATAGGCAGGACTCATCTCCTTGCAGTTGTAAGACTGAGATTCCTGCCTTCCTATTGGCCGCCAGCCAGAGGTTTCACCCAGCTCTTAAAGGCTATCCACAGTCTTTTCTGTGTGGCCCTCTCCATAACCCCTCTCATAACATGgcagtttatttttcaaagcaggGAAGCCATACGGTTGATCGGTATATATACCATGTGAAACAAAACACACCTCTATGCCCAAATCATACTGCCATTTCAAGAGTCAGTCTCTCCTTGAAGTTTTCCCAGCTTAGCCTTCGTTTCTTGCCAACTTTCTACCCCTTGGGGGTAATTCTTTCTTCCACTGAGTACCTACagcactttatttattatttatcacttCCTATATAAATTACTTACTTATAAGACTCTCACTACCATTTATACCATTGTCTTTCTATGACCTTTTAACATCTGGTATAGAGCCTTAGACACAGTAGGTATtctataaatattgaatgaataactggtgataaaatacaataatacTGACAGCTTTCTAACTGTAAGTTCTGTGAGTATGTAGCCTACACTGGTGGTCTTTAAAAACCAGTCTGTGGGCAGCAGTATTCAAATGACcaggaaaagtttttaaagtgcAAATAATCATTGCTTAGTCCTGGAGGTATTGATTCAGTAACATTAGCCAGAGGCCAATAACTATAAATATCTATACATGCAGAGTGTTTCTTTAGTTGCATGGTCCACTGGAAAGCAGTATTTAAGAGCACAAGATTTTAAATAGTTTACTATGTAGTTGATGTCCCAACCCTGTCACTTGCCAATACTATCCTTtacaaattatttcatctttcaaaCCTTGTTTCCCATAACAATACATatctcaagagattttttttttttttgcttgcttgtttgttagTAATAGGTAAGctaaagaatagaaatcatagtACCTGGCACTAAGGTGTGGCAGTCTTTATAAAAATACCCTcattactccctctctctctccctctctctctctctctcagtaaaaagtctcccaaaacaaaacaaaacaaaaagtctccCAGGGTTTGCAACATGAAATCTTTCCCCTCTGGGAAACTCCTCTCTTTCAGCAGAAAACTAACCAATGAAGACTGTTTTCTTTGATCCTGTTTCAGCATCTAGAGGCACAGACACTCAAGGGAACAGACACTTACTCCCATACCTCAACTATACACTCTTTTTGTGGAGAAATCACTTGGTTAAACATAAGCCTGCActagctgggggaggggtgggagggtggaaaTCTAAAGACAAATCCCCTGTAAATAAATCAAATTGAATTTTTCCTGTTCAGCTGTGCATTATTTTGACAGGGGGGAACCACAATAAAATCTATACGATTAGAGCCAATGTGCCAATATAATTAACTCCAAGGGTGGGTACAGTCATCTTATCTTCagcaaagtaaaaatgtaaatggagAGAGGAAATTATCAATCATATTGAGAAATTATGAAACGGTCAGAGAGATGACAGCTAACATGTTAGCCATGATGTCCCCAGCTGAACTGAACAACTTTTACAGAATATAAGCAATAATAAGACAAGGCCACTCCATGAGTGAGATGAATTCAGACAGAAAAGGCCACTCTTGTGACGATGTCTGAAAAGTGACAGGAACAAGAACTCAAATATTCCCCTTTCCAACGAAAAGGAGTAAACATCCTTTCCCTAATCACTTTAATGTCTCTCTTTCTGGTATAAATTACAAAAGTGTCTAATCATCAAATTCCTGGTAACACTCAAAACAGAACTTGCATCCACTTCCTAAATCCTTCTTCGAATCACCCAGCGCAGGTCTAAATCCTTCAAAAGTCCTTCCCAGTTTCCTCTTATCCAACACGCGGGGCGCTCTGAGATGCGACGTGGTTTTCCTCACTGCAGCAGGTGAAGGAGGCCCGTCTACATCTGGGCTCCTGGTGTTGGTTGGCTATTGTGTGTTGACGGTGAGAACTGTGCCACGTGCATCTATTACCTCTCTTGAATTTGGCTTCTCTTTGTTACTCATTTTCTTACCGCAAAAGAAACTAATATGTGCccatgatcttttaaaatatagctggtcttaaagttatttttattcctcAGCTTTCTTAAGTTTGCCATGTATTTTTCCAGATGGAGTTTTCCTCACATAAgcacgcatgcgcgcgcgcacacacacacacacacacacacacacacacacacacgcgcgcgcataaatacacacagatttttagttaaaaaacacTTCACatactatatacatttttctgcAAAATGCTTTACTTACCTAACAGTACGTTATTAacagtttttctaaaaaatacacatagatcagggtgcctgggtggctcagtcggttaagcgtccgacttcagctcaggtcaggatctcgcagtctgtgagttcgagccccgcgtcgggctctgggctgatggctcagagcctggagcctgtttcagattctgtgtctccctctctctctgcccctcccctgttcatgctctgtctctctctgtcccaaaaataaataaacgttaaaaaaaattaaaaaaaaatacacatagatcTACCCCATTATTTTGGGGTGTTTCATGGAACCATAAACTATAGATTCACTCTCATTTATTTTAGCATCACCCTACCTACTGCTTATATTTTGgtgtaaaaaaaaacagtacttcATAGAATCCCCTGGATTTCTGGGTTTAAAGTCAattttttccatctccttctATGAAAGATAAAACGGAAGTTGAAGGAAATTACAGTTGCTGTCCAAGATCACATACCTACTGGATGCTAGATTCAAGATGCAAATCTAGATCTTTCCGACTACAAAGTCTATCTACTTTTCATGGCAggagatataaaataaaacctcaaggTAGCTTGGATACAATATAGTTTGGACAACTCCAAAATGCTTGTATTATTCATCCAGTTAAAAGCCCCTTCCAGAACTTCTACTTCTTCccaagatggagtaacagggATTGGATTTACCCTCCTACCTGAAACATGAAAAAgtggacaaaatatataaactaatggTTTGCAAGACACTTGCATCAGGCGATAAAAGACAACGATTCTTGAGAAGCAACAAACAAATGAGCTCTAAAATTTCCCAGACTTCTGCCTTAAGAAAGTTTCCAGACCACAGTTCAGAAAGGTTAGTAGACTTTCTAAAGGAATGGAGCTGAAAATCTGGAGAGACCAAGGAAACCAGGGTTTGCAGGACAAGACATTGAAGAAAAGGAGTTGCACAGACAGAAAACCCTAGATGTGCAAAGGGCTAGCTGAAAGCTGGTCAGTACACTTTCCTCCtctatgcaattttttttctcagtaaaaatatgtaatatctgtgtctaaaactatagaaatctaCAATGACCTTTTTGtcgatttttctcttttctagtaGGTGACACAGGCATGgatcaaaataactttaaaagcaTATTGCagaattcattccttcatttcatctaTTCCCTGCCTTGTTCCCAGGAAAAGTTTAAAGTATATTATGGACTCTCtaaacacaaattttaatttttattcaagaaAGTTTAACACACTATAACACAAAGCCATTTTGTCAGATGTCATTCTGCAAAGGTGATTTTAATGTTGAAATGCCCATTTAATAAGTGAACATAAGCTTAATATTTGAGGCAAATTATTCTGCAAAACTTCATCACAGATGATCAGAGATTGAGGTAACTTCAGTGAACACCAGCACCATAATCCAATGAGGTATAAAAGAATAGAAGGTGAGGAATGTACCTCCTTGATCCTTGTGAGTTTTCATACTTTCTGGCAGATGTGAGCataaagagaggcagagaaattgGTAGAAAAAATGAGACCTTTGCCCTAAGAATTGTAAAAGGGAACCTGGAGAAAATCAAACACCGGGAATAAGTCTCCTGGAAAATCATTTCATGGAAGAATGGAATTACAACAGCATCATTCCATGGACAAAAGCCATGGATGTTCTTCTTTTATGTAAGACAGTTTATTAAAAGCCTGGAGACAGAATCAGacttattattaactaaaattagTATAGGCTTTCTACATGTCCACATATAGAAAATACATTATCTCGTTAGCTTTAACAAAATAATCCTCATTTCAGATTATGAAAAACATGTAATCCCTATTTTCACATTATGTAACTCAGAGAAGTTGAACAATCTGTTCAAACCACATAACTAAATGGTGAAACCAGGGTTTTAATTTAATCCCAGAGACTGCACTCTTGACTAATTAGATAGATAAATGATTGATTGAtagacagacaaagagagagagagagagcattggaggagcagagagagagggagagacagaatcccaagcaggctctgcactgtcagcatagagcctgatgtggggctcaaactcacaaactgtaaaatcattacctgagtcaaaaccaagagtaggatgcttaacccaatgagccacctaggcacccccaaggcatttttttaagtttatttattttgtgagattgAGAGGCAGGGGCGGCtagcaaagaaagaaggagagaaagaatcccaagcaggctccactctgacagtgcagagcctggtgctgggctcagtctcacggacggtgagatcatgacctgaactgaaatcaagagttggctgcttaaccaactcagccacccacgCACCGCAGAGTGTTCACGGAATTTTTAACAGAGCTATTGTAACTATATATCTTACCTTTTCATTACCTTTCTGCAGTTCTAATGCCATCGGTCACTTTGTCTGTCCTGAACCCCCAGTGACTCTTCATGCTCCCATATACATATCAGCATAGCAATCACTGCCTTCGTGGAGTTGAACTTGAATATTGCATCAGTTGCCATGATGGCCATCATATTCTCCTGCACATATATCTGGCTGCTGTCCTGAGGATGTGCTCAGGGACAGGGCTGTGGTTCCCACCTAATAACTGGCACCATGTCCATAGGACCCTCTCTTATGTGTATTTACAGCCTGATTCTAACAACCCCAGGAAAATATGAAAGTGACTGCCATGTTTTACACTTGCAATTCCTATGTTGTACCCTTGATCTACAGCCCAAGAAACAAGGAAGTGATGCAAGCAAGAATACAATAGCAAAGAAGTGTTTAGGAACTGGGCCTTGTTTCCTAATATTAGACACGAGGAAATATCCAAGCAATGGTTTTTCACAAGAAGCTATTTGCTCAAAGCAATTTCTCCAATGTTGAGATTCCTAAATCCTTAAATTACATGAAAGGTTATCAAATCTTCACAGAGATGAATCTATCTGGAGAGCAACACAGCCCTTCTGCCTAATGAGCTAGCCTCTCTTGCTAATGACTGATCTTTATAAAGAGTatgaaaaaatagcaataaatatgcTTACAGCAACATCATTCAAAGAGTATCTGAAAACCAGCCAATGCAATATTAATCTGAGAAAAGCAACATCCACTTCCACGAACAGCTAAGGTAGAAAAGAGAACTTTTTGTACACTGGGAAAGCAGACGAGAGTCCATAAAGACATCTGAGGTAGATTGGggtgcaaaagaaaatattaagcaaatatcTATGAAGATCCAACACAGAGCAGAACCTCCAGGATAGTCAACAATAAAAAACTCTTCCCAGATCCTATAAGTACACAGATCTCATATTATCCCATCACCAATAGTGCCCAGATGCTCTCTGCCAAGATCTGAAGCCATTAGAGACCCCAGAGACAGAAGACACCTCCAATTGGCCAATGGCTGTGGTGACAACCATGGCCAGCAGTGAGCTACCATAACAGACTTCTGACATCAGGCCTAGCAACATTCTGCCCAGTCACTGGCATGGGCTGGAAAAATGATGGAAAGCTCTCACCCAGCATCAATGCAGACAAGCTCTGTGTCAATGCAAACAGTGACAAAATTTCCCTTAAcccagcatttcccaaaatggAGTCAAGAGAACTTATTCTCACAAGCAGCTCAACATAAAAAGACTTCCAAGGACAAGAAGTAGTAAAAATTGTAAGTTAATCAATATCCTATTTGTTTACCACTGAACTTTCCAGAAGTATATAACACAGGAACGTGCATTTTGAATCTCTAAGACAGAAAGAGCCTGGAGTATTTCCCAAATTTGTTGGGCCACAGGACTCTTTTTAATCTATGGGCCATTGGCTGTACTGTCTTGATTCTAAAATGCACATTTCTTTCATGATTTAATATTTCCGATGTTGGGATTCTCTTAAAATCCAATGTACACTTAACAGAGcaataaaattattgtaaaattcCTGCTGACTGTCAATCTATCTAATATAATATGACATAATATAGGAAATACACAGTACCAGCTTGGAACACAAGTTTCCTGTAGTACGGTTTGAAAaatacctcttttttaaaaagagctgtttaaatatgtttataaaagtaACTAAAGTGAGCACAACTTGGGCacggagtgggggaggagccaagatggtggaacagcgtGGAAGGTTTTTTCTGCATCTCCTGtccgtgaaatacagccagaggaacgctaaaccatcctgcacacctgaAAAACTGATGTGGGGGGttcacacaacaatctgcacaacctgaaccacagaacttagCAGGTACGCGTCACGGAGAGGTaaactggaggagagagaagccgcagagggAAGGATGCTGTTTTTgcccagggagggggggggagggggagggagaatacggaaaagcacccccccaaagcagctggagagaaagtggaaaagggaaacagccgcagggactgaactaaaaataaaggagaaaggagagggtttaaattccattaaaacttTATCAACAgagggagcgcagagtctgaaactccgcagctccatacctggcggtgctctggtgagaagggcgaatccccaggagcagactgGGGTCCAGGTGTCTTCAGGCCACACGGCAGAGGCAgtttccctgctgggaggacatctggtagaggctgtgtagCCCCCGCACAGGCAAAAGCGCCAGCAGACcccggagaacaaccacattGGCTGGTGCCAAAGCAGGGTCGtggagggtgaagcctggtgccagatgtgtgttgtgattttcagtaatccctgaaatgctgctgctacacgatcgcgtgaactttttctggggtggactGGCatccagccacagtctctggacATCAGCAGTAGCACGGTCTCACGAACGTTCCTGGGGACGGCTGGCCCGGCCATTGCTCATTGCTCAgcgagaccctcccacagaggatcTGAGCTGGTCAGAGCTGCCATCCCTGCAAACTGAGGTGTCGGGCAATAcggccgcatctgagataaaactcaggagggaggtgccgcccgGCAACCTGAAGGCTTGGTCACAGAcggtgtaaaagcggggagtggatggaagccggaGAAAAAGGACGGGTGTGTGATTGCTTGTCAGGGAGAGCGCGGAGTTCTGATCCGAGAGACTGAATgcctgggtgacgccattttcatccgtcccacgcatgcgcatacacacctacaaacgccacagcaatccaccccagtgagctaagcagcgccatctagtggagaacaggaccattacactaagcccttcccaactgggccaacctcgctcttcaggaatgCCACAAATTTCTCCTCCTGCTTAGTTTACTGACCATAAAGtccttcatagtttgacttctcgGAGAAAACagtgtaatttcaatcatattccagcctgttcgctggtccatctattcaattttctttgttgttgttgttgtttcttttctttttcttaaatacataaagagaataaatttatttttattttcaatttttattaaaaatatttttctttattttttctattttttttacttttttgtaaatttatcaaattctactttaattccatcatttcattttattctatttcattgtattcattttcttaaattttcaagtgttttcccttttttccccctttttttctctaatctatcaagctcgtTTCAATAACCAAACCAAaccacacctaggatctagcatgatttatttgatttgtgtgtgtgtgtgtgttgtttttaattttttagctttattatttttacttattatttccttttcttccttcaacgtcatgaaacaaaggaattcacccccaaaagaaagagcaggcagaaatgacagccagggacttaattaacacagatacaagcaagatgtctgaattagaatttagaatcacaataataagaatactagctgaagtcaaaaacagattagaatccctctatgtaggggtgcctggatggctcagtcggttgggcggccgacttcggctcaggtcatgatctcgtggtccgtgagttcgagccccgcgttgggctctgtgctgacagctcggagcctggaacctgtttcagattctgtgtctccctctctctgaccctcccccgttcatgctctgtctctccccatctcaaaaataaataaaaaacgttaaaaaaattttttttaaaagaaagaatccctctatgtggagataaaagaagtaaaagctagtcaggatgaaataaaaaatgctatcactgagctgcaatctcaaaggGATGccacggcggcaaggatggatgaggcacaGCAGAGACTCAgcatatagaggacaaacttatggagaataatgcagcaggaaaaagagggagactaaggcaaaagagcacaatttaagaattagagaaatcggagactcattaaaaaggaacatcagaatcacagggatcccagaaaaggaagagagagaaaaaggggtagaagggttatgtgagcaaatcatagtggaaaactttcctaacctggggaaagacacagacatcaaaatccaggaagcacagaggactcccataagattctacaaaaactgaccatcaacaaggcatatcatagtcaaattcacaaaatactcaggcaaggaaagaatcatgaaagtagcaagaggaaaatgtccttaacctacaagggaagacagatcgaTATTGCAGCAAACCtatccaaagaaacttggcagaccagaaaggagtggcaggatatattcaatgtgctgaattgggaaaatatgcagccaagaattctttatccagcaaggctgtcattcaaaataggagagattagaagtttcccagacaaacaaaaattaacagcaacatgcagaaggttgaaatgagaccactttctcacaccattcacaaaaataaactcaaaatggataaaggacctaaatgtgagacaggaaaccatcaaaaccctagaggagaaagcaggaaaagacctctctgacctcagccatagcaatttcttacttgacacatccccaaaggcaagggaattaaaagcaaaaatgaactactgggacctcatgaagataaaaagcttctgcacagcaaaggaaacaaccaacaaaactaaaaggcaaccaacggaatgggaaaagatatttgcaaatgacatatcggacaaagggctagtatccaaaatctataaagagctcaccaaactccacacccgaaaaacaaataatccagtgaagaaatgggcagaaaacatgaatagacacttctctaaagaagacatccagatggccaacaggcacatgaaaggatgatcaatgtcactcctcatcagggaaatacaaatcaaaaccacactcagatatcacctcacgccagtcagagtggccaaaatgaagaaatcaggagactatagatgctggagaggatgtggagaaacgggaaccctcttgcgctgttggtgggaatgcaaactggtgcagcc from Panthera tigris isolate Pti1 chromosome D1, P.tigris_Pti1_mat1.1, whole genome shotgun sequence includes the following:
- the LOC102969696 gene encoding putative olfactory receptor 5AK3 produces the protein MEQNNGTEISEFILLGFAGQRKSWHILFIVFLVIYVAILVGNIGMILLIKIDSCLHTPMYFFLQHLAFVDLCYTSAITPKMLQNFVQTEQSISFIGCMVQLLVYGAFATTDCYILAAMAVDRYVAICNPLRYPIVMSQRVCIQLLFGSYFIGFLNASVNTSFTFSLNFCKSNKINHFFCDEPPILALSCSNIDFNIMLLTVFVGFNLMFTVLVVIFSYIYILAAILKISSIAGKKKAFSTCTSHLTAVTVFYGTLSYMYLHHGTNESQEQEKMASVFYGIMIPMLNPLIYSLRNQDVKEALKVVTKKCFWLDH